The Dendrosporobacter quercicolus genome window below encodes:
- a CDS encoding UvrB/UvrC motif-containing protein gives MLCDDCKKRPACVHITKITNNQKMDKYLCEQCARESGELVFSTDHTFSVHDFLKGMFSNSLAETAQPQDKACANCGMTYRDFSRTGKIGCSSCYGVFGDKLEPLLRRIHGASSHIGKVPKRSEGDLKLRQRVKGLRERLEQYVLNEEYEQAAGLRDEIRQLEKELNAKD, from the coding sequence ATGCTTTGCGATGATTGCAAGAAAAGACCGGCCTGTGTACACATTACGAAAATAACCAATAATCAAAAAATGGATAAATATTTATGTGAACAATGTGCAAGGGAAAGCGGTGAGCTGGTTTTTTCCACAGATCATACATTTTCCGTACATGATTTTCTTAAAGGCATGTTCAGCAATAGTCTGGCTGAAACGGCTCAGCCGCAGGATAAAGCCTGCGCAAATTGCGGCATGACCTACCGTGATTTCAGCCGGACAGGAAAAATTGGCTGCAGTTCGTGTTATGGTGTTTTTGGCGACAAGCTTGAGCCGTTATTGCGCCGTATTCATGGCGCCAGCAGCCATATTGGCAAAGTGCCAAAACGATCGGAAGGCGATCTCAAGCTCAGGCAGCGGGTGAAGGGGCTGCGGGAACGCCTGGAACAATATGTGTTGAATGAAGAGTACGAACAGGCGGCCGGTCTCAGGGATGAAATAAGGCAATTGGAGAAAGAACTCAATGCTAAGGATTAG
- a CDS encoding protein arginine kinase yields the protein MAYEYLLDQPLTPWMNHPGKDGDVVLSSRIRLARNICELPFPNKAEAAQLSKVEDKLEGLTEDLMADTGDDYLFIALDKLTSLERNVLVEKHIISPNHAAQPENRALLVSNDATVSVMVNEEDHLRIQCMFPGLNLGDALVLAHKIDDTLEARLDIAFNEQLGYLTACPTNLGTGLRASVMMHLPGLVFTRQITRIVNAATQLGLAVRGFYGEGTEAAGNIFQISNQITLGFSEQEIIDNLTSAVRQILNHERSARQALYKHSPVALTDKVWRAYGLLKYARSMSGQEALSLLSELRLGVDLNIIDAIRPALFNELVVTTRPNYLQKIIGNDDLNQSELNRFRAQLIRETLEAMDQDNAKGVV from the coding sequence ATGGCTTATGAATATTTATTGGATCAACCCCTTACTCCCTGGATGAACCATCCGGGCAAGGATGGCGACGTTGTATTGTCCAGCCGTATTCGCCTGGCGCGCAATATTTGTGAGCTTCCTTTTCCCAATAAGGCTGAAGCGGCCCAGTTAAGCAAGGTTGAGGACAAACTGGAGGGGCTGACTGAGGACTTGATGGCCGATACCGGTGATGACTATTTGTTCATTGCACTTGATAAATTAACGTCACTGGAACGGAATGTGCTTGTTGAGAAGCATATCATCAGTCCCAATCATGCCGCTCAGCCGGAAAACCGGGCGCTGCTTGTGAGCAATGACGCCACCGTCAGTGTGATGGTAAATGAAGAGGATCATTTGCGCATCCAATGCATGTTTCCGGGCTTGAACCTGGGTGATGCTTTGGTATTGGCTCATAAAATTGATGATACGCTGGAGGCCAGGCTCGATATCGCTTTCAATGAGCAGCTTGGTTATTTGACCGCCTGCCCGACCAATCTCGGTACAGGCCTGAGAGCTTCAGTCATGATGCATTTGCCTGGCCTGGTATTTACCAGGCAGATAACCAGGATTGTCAATGCCGCTACGCAGCTGGGCCTGGCGGTCCGGGGCTTTTACGGCGAAGGCACCGAGGCGGCAGGAAATATTTTTCAAATATCCAATCAAATAACGCTTGGCTTCAGCGAGCAGGAAATCATTGATAACCTGACCAGCGCCGTCAGGCAGATCCTTAATCATGAGCGGTCGGCGCGGCAGGCGTTATATAAGCACTCGCCGGTTGCGCTGACCGATAAAGTCTGGCGGGCCTATGGACTGCTTAAATATGCCCGCAGCATGTCCGGGCAAGAGGCGTTGTCCTTGTTAAGTGAGCTCAGGCTGGGCGTTGATCTGAATATCATTGACGCAATACGCCCCGCGCTGTTCAATGAACTGGTGGTGACAACCAGGCCCAATTATTTGCAGAAAATAATTGGCAATGACGACTTAAATCAATCGGAGTTAAACCGTTTTCGCGCCCAGCTTATCCGGGAGACGCTGGAGGCAATGGATCAAGACAATGCTAAAGGAGTGGTATAA
- a CDS encoding ATP-dependent Clp protease ATP-binding subunit: MYNRFTGRAIKVLELAQQEAGRLGHGYVGTEHLLLGLVHEGEGVAAKALASIHINLAAVRAQTEALIGRGDSASTEIGYTPRAKQVMELAVEEAKLLGHNYIGTEHILLGLIREGEGVAGRVLASLGADLNVVRQVVIKMLGGADHAGAAPQANNGARPENANGNTPNLNEFGRDLNSLAKEGKIDPVVGRDNEIDRVIQILSRRTKNNPVLIGEPGVGKTAIAEGLAQRIVQGAVPEVLRGKRVVSLNMASLVAGSKYRGEFEERLKKVMEEIRTAGNVILFIDEMHTLIGAGAAEGAIDAANILKPALARGELQAIGATTLNEYKKYIEKDAALERRFQPIVVGEPSVEDAITILQGIRDKYEAFHRAQITDEAIDAAVKLSHRYISDRFLPDKAIDLMDEAASRVRLQSFSAPPDIQDSEKKLEKLRAEKEAAITAQEYERAAQLRDEEGRLKAELESKQKQWRERQSGRSVVTAEDIAHVVAAWTGIPVARMAEGEAERLLKLEAVLHNRLIGQEDAVKSVARAVRRARAGLKDPKRPIGSFIFLGPTGVGKTELARALAEALFGDESAMIRLDMSEYMEKHTVSRLVGAPPGYVGFDEGGQLTDAIRRKPYAVILLDEIEKAHYDVFNILLQVLEDGRLTDSQGRTVDFKNTVIIMTSNVGAKHLKQDSGTMGFLTDSRAASDQNAKTRVLDEVKRTFRPEFLNRVDELIVFSSLTDHELIKIVDIMLGSVAERLADNGIGLTITDKAKGELLKEGRDYAYGARPLRRAIQRLIEDEIADMLLRQEAVAGVTVVVDADSDGKLVFSRRDSQPESPAVQEIK; this comes from the coding sequence ATGTACAACAGATTTACCGGTAGAGCGATAAAAGTTCTGGAGTTAGCCCAGCAGGAAGCCGGAAGGCTGGGGCATGGGTATGTGGGCACTGAGCATTTGCTGCTGGGCCTGGTTCATGAAGGCGAAGGCGTGGCGGCCAAAGCGCTTGCCTCGATTCATATCAATCTCGCCGCAGTGCGGGCACAGACCGAGGCCTTAATCGGGCGGGGCGACAGCGCTTCCACTGAGATTGGCTATACGCCGCGGGCCAAGCAGGTGATGGAGCTGGCGGTAGAGGAGGCCAAGCTGCTGGGGCATAATTATATCGGGACTGAACATATCCTGCTTGGTCTGATCAGAGAAGGCGAAGGCGTTGCCGGCCGGGTGCTGGCAAGCCTGGGCGCTGATTTGAATGTGGTCAGGCAGGTGGTGATCAAAATGCTGGGCGGCGCCGATCATGCCGGGGCGGCTCCTCAGGCTAATAACGGCGCCCGCCCGGAGAACGCCAACGGCAATACGCCGAATTTAAACGAATTCGGCCGGGATTTGAATAGTCTAGCGAAAGAGGGCAAAATTGATCCGGTGGTGGGCCGGGATAATGAAATTGACCGGGTAATCCAAATCCTAAGCCGCCGGACCAAAAATAATCCGGTGCTGATTGGCGAGCCTGGCGTCGGTAAAACCGCGATTGCGGAGGGGCTGGCCCAGCGTATCGTTCAGGGTGCGGTTCCGGAGGTTTTGCGCGGCAAACGGGTTGTTTCGCTCAATATGGCTTCCCTGGTGGCCGGATCAAAATATCGCGGTGAATTTGAAGAACGCCTGAAAAAGGTGATGGAAGAAATCCGTACAGCCGGCAATGTGATTTTGTTTATTGATGAAATGCATACCTTGATTGGGGCCGGAGCGGCCGAGGGAGCAATCGATGCGGCGAATATCCTGAAACCGGCTCTGGCCAGGGGTGAATTGCAAGCCATTGGCGCAACCACCTTAAATGAATATAAAAAATACATTGAAAAAGACGCTGCCCTGGAGAGACGTTTCCAGCCCATTGTTGTAGGCGAACCGTCGGTAGAGGATGCCATTACCATTTTGCAGGGGATCCGCGACAAATACGAAGCGTTTCACCGGGCGCAGATTACTGATGAAGCAATTGACGCGGCCGTCAAATTATCCCATCGTTATATTTCAGACCGGTTTTTACCTGATAAGGCCATCGATTTAATGGATGAGGCGGCTTCCCGGGTGCGTTTGCAGTCTTTCTCGGCTCCGCCCGATATTCAGGATAGCGAAAAGAAGCTGGAAAAACTGCGGGCTGAAAAAGAAGCTGCCATTACTGCCCAGGAATATGAACGGGCGGCGCAGCTGCGCGATGAGGAAGGCCGGCTGAAAGCCGAGCTGGAAAGCAAACAGAAACAATGGCGGGAACGGCAGAGCGGGCGCAGTGTGGTTACCGCCGAGGATATTGCTCATGTGGTGGCGGCCTGGACAGGCATTCCGGTCGCACGAATGGCTGAAGGCGAGGCCGAGCGGCTGTTGAAACTGGAAGCTGTATTGCACAACCGTCTGATTGGACAGGAGGATGCCGTCAAGTCTGTAGCCCGGGCTGTGCGCAGAGCGCGGGCCGGCCTAAAAGATCCCAAACGCCCCATTGGTTCGTTTATCTTCCTGGGACCGACCGGCGTAGGCAAGACCGAACTGGCCAGAGCGCTGGCGGAAGCGTTGTTTGGCGACGAAAGTGCGATGATCAGACTGGATATGTCGGAATACATGGAAAAACATACGGTATCGCGGCTGGTGGGAGCTCCCCCCGGTTATGTCGGGTTTGATGAAGGCGGCCAGCTGACCGACGCGATCCGCCGGAAACCGTATGCCGTAATCCTGCTGGATGAAATCGAAAAGGCCCATTACGATGTCTTTAACATTCTGTTGCAGGTGCTGGAGGATGGGCGGCTGACTGACAGTCAGGGCAGAACGGTCGATTTTAAAAATACGGTGATTATTATGACTTCCAATGTTGGAGCCAAACACCTTAAGCAGGACAGCGGTACAATGGGTTTTTTAACCGACAGCCGGGCCGCTTCCGACCAAAATGCCAAGACACGGGTTCTCGATGAAGTAAAACGGACGTTCCGGCCTGAATTTCTCAACCGGGTTGACGAGCTGATTGTATTTAGCAGCCTGACCGATCATGAGCTGATCAAAATTGTGGACATTATGCTGGGCAGCGTTGCCGAACGGCTGGCTGATAACGGTATCGGGCTTACGATTACTGATAAAGCCAAAGGTGAGCTATTGAAGGAAGGCCGGGATTATGCCTATGGCGCCCGCCCGCTGCGCCGGGCTATTCAAAGGCTGATTGAAGATGAAATTGCCGATATGCTGCTGCGTCAGGAAGCTGTGGCCGGCGTTACGGTGGTTGTTGATGCCGATAGTGACGGCAAGCTGGTCTTCTCCCGTAGGGATTCCCAACCGGAATCGCCCGCAGTGCAGGAAATAAAATAA
- the radA gene encoding DNA repair protein RadA, with product MGKRKTAFCCQQCGYDSPKWLGRCPGCGAWNTMVEETVRTEPVRGGTGGLAGGRPPVPIAEVEVADMPRFATGSGELDRVLGGGIIPGSMVLIVGDPGVGKSSLTLKNCAYVAKHSGKVLYVTGEESVRQVRLRADRLAAIDDQLYVLSETNLEVIEQQTMKMNPKLLVIDSIQTMFRPELSSAPGSVSQVRESAVQLLRLAKNNAVAIFVVGHVTKDGALAGPRVLEHIVDTVLYFEGERNAQFRVLRAVKNRFGSTNEIGLFEMRSEGLLDVPDASKLFLSERPMAVPGSVVIPTVEGTRPLLVEIQALVSDSPFMPPRRTADYVDIKRIQLLLAVLEKRVGMLLGTSDVYVKIAGGIKVDEPAVDLGLILALASSFRNRRTAANTVLVGEVGLAGEVRAVSQVEVRLREAAKMGFSRMILPKGNLKNLPDGGSIALVGVETVAEALEAGLE from the coding sequence ATGGGTAAACGTAAGACAGCTTTTTGTTGCCAGCAATGCGGTTATGATTCGCCCAAATGGCTGGGGCGCTGTCCGGGCTGCGGGGCCTGGAATACTATGGTGGAAGAAACGGTCAGGACTGAGCCGGTTCGGGGCGGGACGGGCGGTTTGGCCGGCGGTCGGCCGCCGGTGCCGATTGCGGAGGTGGAGGTGGCCGATATGCCCCGGTTTGCTACAGGCTCAGGTGAGCTGGACCGGGTGCTTGGCGGCGGGATTATCCCGGGTTCCATGGTGCTTATTGTTGGCGATCCCGGTGTCGGCAAATCCAGCCTGACCTTAAAAAACTGCGCCTATGTTGCTAAACACTCCGGCAAGGTGCTATACGTAACCGGGGAGGAAAGTGTCCGGCAGGTGCGTTTGCGGGCTGATCGCTTGGCTGCAATTGATGATCAGCTATATGTGTTAAGCGAAACCAATCTGGAGGTTATCGAACAGCAAACAATGAAGATGAATCCGAAGCTGCTGGTCATTGATTCCATTCAGACGATGTTCCGGCCGGAGCTGTCAAGCGCGCCCGGCAGTGTAAGCCAGGTGAGGGAAAGTGCGGTGCAGTTATTGCGTCTGGCGAAAAATAACGCTGTTGCAATCTTTGTGGTAGGGCATGTGACAAAAGACGGAGCGTTGGCCGGACCGCGCGTGCTGGAGCATATTGTAGATACGGTGTTATATTTTGAAGGGGAGCGCAATGCCCAGTTCAGGGTATTGCGGGCGGTGAAAAACCGGTTCGGCAGCACCAATGAAATTGGTCTGTTCGAGATGCGAAGCGAAGGTTTACTTGATGTACCTGACGCTTCCAAATTATTTTTATCCGAGCGGCCGATGGCTGTGCCGGGCAGTGTGGTTATTCCCACCGTTGAGGGTACCCGGCCGCTATTGGTGGAAATTCAGGCGCTTGTCAGCGACTCACCCTTCATGCCGCCGCGCCGAACGGCGGATTACGTTGATATCAAACGGATTCAGCTGCTGCTGGCGGTTTTGGAGAAACGGGTTGGAATGCTGCTGGGCACTTCCGACGTTTATGTTAAAATAGCCGGGGGCATTAAGGTGGATGAACCGGCAGTCGATTTAGGCCTTATCCTGGCGCTGGCGTCAAGCTTCCGCAACCGGCGTACGGCCGCTAACACCGTTCTTGTCGGTGAGGTGGGCCTGGCCGGTGAGGTCAGGGCGGTGTCGCAGGTTGAAGTGCGCCTGCGCGAGGCTGCTAAGATGGGTTTTAGCCGGATGATACTACCTAAAGGAAATTTAAAAAATTTACCCGATGGCGGGTCAATTGCCTTGGTGGGAGTGGAAACAGTGGCTGAAGCGCTGGAGGCCGGACTGGAATAA
- the disA gene encoding DNA integrity scanning diadenylate cyclase DisA, with the protein MTIIRVERLWDAKFINIIKSLAPGMPLREGLENILRAKMGALVVVGDSPTIMDLVDGGFLLNCDYTPSAFYELAKMDGAIILSHDAKRILSANAQLVPDSAIATSETGTRHRTAERVARQTGALVVSISQRRNLISVYVGNIRYVLKDITVILNRANQALQTFEKYQAVLMKGLTHLNGLEFEDLATMADVAGPLIRAEQVSRIAREVERNIIELGTEGRLVSMQMAELVSDENDIYYLIKDYCLSADEKTHHSIREQLAALPEETLDPHTVCRILGFGVTANSVDMPVVPRGYRLLRRIPRLPMAVVENLVERFKTLHHIYNASIAELDDVEGIGEVRAKSIKDGLRRLREQAVLDRCT; encoded by the coding sequence ATGACAATTATTAGAGTTGAACGGTTATGGGATGCGAAATTTATCAATATTATTAAGTCGCTGGCTCCGGGAATGCCGCTTAGAGAGGGTCTTGAAAATATTTTACGGGCAAAGATGGGGGCTTTGGTAGTCGTCGGCGACAGCCCGACCATTATGGATCTGGTCGATGGCGGTTTCTTGCTGAATTGCGATTATACCCCTTCTGCATTTTACGAATTGGCAAAAATGGATGGCGCAATTATTTTGTCGCATGACGCCAAAAGAATTCTATCGGCCAATGCTCAGCTGGTACCCGATTCGGCTATTGCCACTTCTGAGACCGGCACAAGACATAGAACCGCCGAGCGGGTGGCGCGCCAGACCGGAGCTTTGGTTGTTTCCATTTCCCAGCGGCGCAACCTTATTTCGGTGTATGTGGGCAATATAAGGTATGTGTTAAAGGACATCACGGTGATTTTAAACCGGGCGAATCAAGCCTTGCAAACGTTTGAAAAATATCAGGCTGTGCTGATGAAGGGGCTTACCCATTTGAATGGCCTGGAATTTGAAGATCTGGCGACAATGGCTGATGTTGCCGGCCCGCTTATCCGGGCTGAACAAGTCAGCAGAATCGCCAGAGAAGTGGAACGCAATATTATCGAACTGGGCACCGAAGGCCGTCTGGTTAGTATGCAGATGGCTGAGCTGGTTTCGGACGAAAATGACATTTATTATTTAATCAAGGATTACTGTCTGAGTGCGGACGAAAAAACGCATCATTCCATCCGGGAGCAGCTAGCCGCGCTGCCGGAGGAAACTTTGGATCCGCACACCGTCTGCCGTATTTTAGGTTTTGGGGTAACTGCCAATTCGGTGGATATGCCGGTGGTACCCCGTGGTTACCGGCTGCTGAGGCGTATTCCGCGCTTGCCGATGGCGGTGGTGGAAAACCTGGTGGAACGTTTTAAAACGCTCCACCACATTTATAACGCCAGTATTGCCGAACTGGACGATGTCGAGGGAATCGGCGAGGTTCGGGCCAAGTCAATAAAAGACGGTCTGAGAAGGCTGCGTGAGCAGGCCGTTCTGGACCGTTGTACGTGA
- a CDS encoding stage II sporulation protein P — protein MLKRRLLLIAGALLLIGCIAVSSIHLLPLENFLLIQQKPEQTPQKVYDYYIIVDEETGNHLMYVPLVVGIGDEVLSEDNKLYQVVRVEGNQAYARFVRDVDLNQ, from the coding sequence ATGCTCAAACGGCGACTTTTACTAATCGCGGGAGCGCTGCTGCTGATTGGGTGCATCGCGGTTAGTTCAATTCATCTCCTGCCTTTGGAAAACTTTTTGCTCATCCAGCAGAAACCTGAGCAAACACCGCAAAAAGTGTACGATTACTATATCATTGTTGATGAAGAAACAGGCAATCATTTGATGTATGTGCCATTGGTCGTCGGAATTGGCGATGAGGTGCTGTCGGAAGATAATAAACTGTACCAGGTCGTCAGGGTGGAAGGAAATCAGGCTTATGCCCGGTTTGTCCGGGATGTCGACTTAAATCAATAG
- the spoIIP gene encoding stage II sporulation protein P produces the protein MRCFAFLIALLLICSAPANASLPDGDSDELESGYITIIDEAGEIVMQTGRNVRPGDQYISEENHLYEVTAVEGLSAKARFIRTETDIAMEASAIPAQTQSNPALPIISVYHTHTDESYIPTDGRSSIPGRGTIMLVGDVFTNRLRELGYEVNHSKTLHDPHDANAYHRSRRTFMKLLQNQPVALFDLHRDSGPLSAYSVTINGKPTAKILLVVGWQNQNRRTTLNYAKRIKAAADAKYRGLIRGIFVARGNYNQDLNPRAMLVEVGTQYNSRDAAEHSVALLADVVPSILQISARNSASASPVEGAADQPGAAESPAEESYAGDLLYIIGAVVIGGLGYLYLSTGSWNEAINKLNRFIKYEFRDIFNSRRRRK, from the coding sequence ATGCGCTGTTTTGCTTTTCTCATTGCCTTGCTGCTGATCTGCAGCGCACCGGCCAACGCCAGCTTGCCGGACGGCGACAGTGATGAACTTGAATCCGGTTATATCACCATTATTGATGAGGCCGGAGAGATTGTTATGCAAACCGGCCGTAACGTCAGGCCTGGCGATCAATATATCAGTGAAGAAAACCACCTGTATGAAGTGACTGCCGTAGAAGGCCTGTCAGCCAAAGCCCGATTTATCCGAACCGAAACAGATATTGCAATGGAGGCCTCTGCCATACCGGCTCAAACCCAGTCGAATCCGGCTTTGCCAATCATCAGCGTCTATCACACGCATACCGACGAATCCTACATCCCTACCGACGGACGGTCGTCCATACCCGGCCGGGGGACCATTATGCTGGTTGGCGATGTTTTTACCAACCGGCTGAGAGAGCTTGGATATGAGGTCAATCACAGCAAGACCCTGCATGATCCGCATGACGCCAATGCTTACCACCGCTCCCGCCGGACCTTTATGAAACTGCTTCAAAATCAGCCGGTCGCCTTATTTGATCTCCATCGCGACAGCGGGCCGTTAAGTGCTTACAGCGTTACAATTAACGGCAAGCCGACAGCAAAAATCCTGCTGGTTGTTGGATGGCAGAACCAGAACCGCCGGACAACGTTAAACTATGCCAAACGGATCAAAGCAGCCGCTGACGCCAAATATCGCGGCCTGATCAGAGGAATATTCGTCGCCCGGGGCAATTACAACCAGGACCTCAATCCCCGCGCCATGCTGGTCGAAGTTGGCACACAGTATAACTCCCGCGATGCCGCCGAGCACAGTGTGGCTTTACTGGCCGATGTCGTCCCTTCTATTTTGCAGATAAGCGCGCGCAACAGCGCCTCCGCCTCGCCGGTTGAAGGAGCGGCGGATCAGCCCGGCGCAGCGGAGTCGCCGGCGGAAGAGTCTTATGCCGGCGACCTGCTGTATATCATTGGCGCAGTGGTGATTGGCGGGCTTGGCTATCTGTATCTTAGCACCGGCAGCTGGAACGAAGCAATAAACAAATTAAATCGTTTTATAAAATACGAGTTCAGGGATATTTTCAACTCCCGCCGGCGGCGAAAGTAA
- a CDS encoding DUF1573 domain-containing protein: MHDKCCIDFQNAVDDYLIRHRSVLDVLTKYQESAARVNRAFAKAVTECGCVQVTASRQQVPSDTDYSNIKQFMSSHLSGKPCSHCQEIIGKELGHSIFYLTALCNLGGVSLAEVMQQECKNVNTLGVFHLT, translated from the coding sequence GTGCATGATAAATGCTGCATTGACTTTCAAAACGCTGTTGATGATTATCTTATCCGTCATCGCAGTGTCTTAGATGTACTGACGAAATACCAGGAATCCGCCGCCCGCGTTAATCGGGCCTTTGCCAAGGCCGTAACCGAATGCGGTTGTGTGCAGGTTACCGCTTCCCGTCAACAAGTACCCTCCGATACCGACTATAGCAATATTAAGCAATTTATGTCTTCCCATTTGTCAGGCAAGCCGTGTAGTCACTGTCAGGAAATCATTGGCAAGGAATTGGGGCATAGTATTTTTTACTTAACAGCGTTATGCAACTTAGGCGGCGTAAGCCTGGCTGAAGTAATGCAGCAGGAATGTAAAAATGTCAATACGCTCGGGGTATTTCATTTGACCTGA
- a CDS encoding CarD family transcriptional regulator, which produces MLTVGDKVVYPMHGAGIIEGIEEHEVMGQRQLYFILTMPFGGMRVMIPMNNVENIGLREVIGQPEVEKVIDILRTPPGQVNGSWNRRFNANLLKIKSGSIYEVAEVVRNLMLQDRVKKISTGERRLLDTARQILVSELVLACDKDAESIEAWVYELLKENTPGD; this is translated from the coding sequence ATGTTGACGGTGGGAGATAAGGTAGTGTATCCTATGCATGGCGCTGGGATTATCGAAGGTATCGAAGAACATGAAGTGATGGGACAGCGGCAGCTCTATTTTATACTTACCATGCCTTTCGGCGGGATGCGGGTCATGATACCGATGAACAATGTCGAAAATATTGGTCTGAGGGAAGTCATCGGTCAACCGGAGGTAGAAAAAGTCATCGACATTCTCCGGACGCCTCCAGGTCAGGTCAATGGAAGCTGGAACAGGCGATTTAACGCAAATTTATTAAAAATCAAAAGCGGCAGTATTTATGAAGTTGCGGAGGTAGTGCGTAACCTGATGCTGCAGGATAGGGTCAAGAAAATTTCGACAGGTGAAAGAAGGCTTTTGGATACTGCCCGGCAAATATTAGTTAGTGAATTGGTATTGGCTTGTGATAAGGATGCTGAAAGTATCGAAGCATGGGTATATGAACTGTTAAAAGAAAATACGCCAGGCGACTGA
- a CDS encoding PIN/TRAM domain-containing protein: MLDKVLRFIITILTAIAGLMLVKLINPFLTSIIGAEFLQMGLFGLTMTAILSFLIGGILGGFVGFLVAPFLIKHLWQFTYWVEARLNKMPVYDVLAGALGLAIGLIIANLLGTAFLPVPIVGSYVPGVLSIILGYLGINLTIRKKDELAALFEVIPWMGKDKPKDKTSDNVQYKIFDTSVIIDGRIADICNSGFIEGTLVIPVFVLEELQHIADSSDLLKRTRGRRGLDILNRIQKEMGMYVKIDNRDFDDIAEVDSKLVKLAQVLNAKIITNDYNLNKVAELQGVPVLNINELSNAVKPVVLPGEDMIVHVVKDGKEFGQGVAYLDDGTMIVVDGGKKHIGETIDVLVTSVLQTAAGRMIFAKPKAMERGA; the protein is encoded by the coding sequence TTGTTGGATAAAGTATTGAGATTTATTATTACGATTTTAACGGCTATTGCCGGGCTAATGCTGGTTAAGCTAATCAATCCGTTTTTAACGTCAATTATTGGCGCGGAGTTTTTGCAAATGGGATTGTTTGGTTTGACGATGACCGCTATTCTATCATTTTTGATTGGCGGTATTTTGGGTGGTTTTGTTGGTTTTCTTGTAGCGCCATTTTTAATTAAGCATCTTTGGCAATTTACGTATTGGGTGGAAGCGCGGCTGAATAAAATGCCGGTCTACGATGTTTTAGCCGGGGCGCTGGGATTAGCTATTGGCCTTATCATTGCTAATTTGCTGGGTACAGCTTTTTTGCCTGTGCCGATTGTCGGCAGTTATGTCCCCGGAGTGCTGAGCATAATATTGGGCTATTTGGGAATCAATCTAACGATCCGGAAAAAAGATGAATTAGCTGCTCTGTTCGAGGTGATACCTTGGATGGGGAAGGATAAGCCGAAAGATAAAACTTCCGACAACGTACAGTATAAGATTTTTGACACCAGTGTCATCATTGATGGTCGTATTGCCGATATTTGCAACAGCGGTTTTATCGAAGGAACTTTGGTGATTCCGGTCTTTGTATTGGAAGAACTCCAGCATATTGCCGATTCATCGGACTTATTAAAACGCACGCGCGGTCGCAGAGGCCTGGATATTTTAAACCGTATTCAAAAAGAAATGGGTATGTATGTTAAGATTGACAATCGTGACTTTGATGACATTGCCGAGGTTGACTCGAAACTGGTTAAGCTTGCTCAGGTGCTCAATGCCAAGATCATCACCAATGATTATAACCTGAATAAGGTGGCTGAGCTGCAGGGTGTACCGGTTTTGAATATTAACGAATTGTCAAATGCCGTAAAGCCGGTTGTTCTGCCGGGTGAGGATATGATCGTGCATGTCGTGAAGGATGGCAAGGAATTTGGCCAGGGCGTCGCGTATCTTGACGACGGCACAATGATTGTTGTGGATGGCGGTAAGAAGCACATTGGCGAGACCATTGACGTGCTAGTTACATCTGTTTTGCAAACCGCGGCAGGCAGGATGATTTTTGCCAAACCCAAAGCGATGGAAAGAGGAGCCTAG